In Choloepus didactylus isolate mChoDid1 chromosome 18, mChoDid1.pri, whole genome shotgun sequence, a single genomic region encodes these proteins:
- the ALDOC gene encoding fructose-bisphosphate aldolase C, whose amino-acid sequence MPHSYPALSAEQKKELSDIALQIVSPGKGILAADESVGSMAKRLSQIGVENTEENRRLYRQVLFSADNRVKQCIGGVIFFHETLYQKDDNGVPFVRTIQDKGIVVGIKVDKGVVPLAGTDGETTTQGLDGLSERCAQYKKDGADFAKWRCVLKISDRTPSALAILENANVLARYASICQQNGIVPIVEPEILPDGDHDLKRCQYVTEKVLAAVYKALSDHHVYLEGTLLKPNMVTPGHACPIKYSPEEIAMATVTALRRTVPPAVPGVTFLSGGQSEEEASLNLNAINRCPLPRPWALTFSYGRALQASALNTWRGQRDNAGAATEEFIKRAEVNGLAAQGKYEGSGEDGGAAAQSLYIANHAY is encoded by the exons ATGCCTCACTCGTACCCAGCCCTTTCTGCCGAGCAGAAGAAGGAGTTGTCTGACATTGCCCTCCAGATTGTGTCTCCAGGCAAAGGCATTCTGGCTGCAGATGAGTCTGTAG GTAGCATGGCCAAACGACTGAGCCAAATCGGGGTGGAAAATACAGAGGAGAACCGCCGGCTGTACCGCCAGGTCCTGTTCAGTGCCGACAACCGTGTGAAGCAGTGCATTGGAGGTGTCATCTTCTTCCATGAGACACTCTACCAGAAAGATGATAATGGCGTCCCCTTCGTCCGTACCATCCAGGATAAGGGCATTGTCGTGGGCATCAAG GTTGACAAGGGTGTGGTACCTCTAGCCGGGACTGATGGAGAAACCACCACCCAAG GGCTGGATGGGCTCTCGGAACGCTGTGCCCAGTACAAGAAGGATGGTGCCGACTTCGCCAAGTGGCGCTGTGTGCTGAAAATCAGCGACCGCACGCCCTCAGCACTTgccattctggagaatgccaatGTGTTGGCCCGCTATGCCAGCATCTGCCAGCAG AATGGCATTGTGCCTATTGTGGAACCTGAAATTCTGCCTGATGGAGACCATGACCTCAAACGCTGCCAGTATGTTACAGAGAAG GTCCTGGCTGCTGTGTACAAGGCCCTGAGTGACCATCACGTGTACCTGGAGGGGACCCTGCTCAAACCCAACATGGTGACCCCTGGCCATGCCTGTCCCATCAAGTACAGCCCAGAGGAGATTGCTATGGCAACTGTCACTGCACTGCGTCGCACTGTGCCCCCAGCCGTCCCAG GAGTGACTTTCCTGTCTGGGGGTCAGAGTGAAGAGGAGGCATCGCTCAACCTCAATGCCATCAACCGCTGCCCCCTTCCCCGGCCCTGGGCTCTCACCTTCTCCTATGGGCGGGCCCTGCAGGCCTCAGCACTCAACACCTGGCGAGGGCAGCGGGACAATGCCGGGGCTGCcactgaggagttcatcaagagGGCTGAG GTAAATGGGCTTGCAGCCCAGGGCAAGTATGAAGGCAGCGGAGAAGATGGTGGAGCAGCAGCACAGTCCCTCTACATTGCCAACCACGCCTACTGA